gattactttctttttacttttttcgacatactatactaatattttttgacatattacattatcacttttttatgacttttttcaacatactatactatgacctcattatgacttttttgacatactatactatgaccttttttcaacatactattctatgatgtttttcgacatactatactgtgacttttttatgactttttcaacattctatactatgacttttttatgacttttttcggcaaactatactgtgacttttttatgacttttttcaatgtactatactatgactttttaataacttttttgacatactgtactaggTCTAAACCCAAAATAAAGAAGTCAAATATGCTACAAAACAACTGCAAAGGGTTGAATCAGATGGCCCAGTGGTATACAATGCAGCTTGACGACCCAATCATCATGGGTTCCAATCTGATTATGGTCTGTTTGTTTTCAGGTTTCAAACCCAAAATGAAGTCAAATACGCCAAGAGAACATCTCTATGCGTAATTGTGTTCGTGGTGTGGTAGATTTGTTCTAGACACATAAGATATCCGTGTTGTGTTCAAGACCTGCTTGCTACCAGTGTTGGTACAAACAACTTAATTTAGAGAACACtattaaaataaagtaaatacagaaaaattaTCACAGAAACAATGAATTGAAACAAGTACttctcatttattttacaggaatataaaaacattttatttttattttatttattggcAATTTTATGGATGGAAACAATCTTTTAATGTgcatttttgactttttaacatactatactatgacttttttataacttttttcgacatgctatactatgactttttggacatactacactatgacttttttagacattctatactatgacttttttagacattctatatactatgacttttttatgacttttttcaacatactatacgattactttctttttacttttttcgacatactatactaatattttttgacatagtacattatcacttttttatgacttttttcaacatgctatactatgacctcattatgacttttttgacatactatactatgaccttttttcaacatactattctatgatgTTTTTCgaattactatactatgactttttgacatactatactatgaccttttttcaacatactattctatgatgtttttcaacatactatatgattactttcttcttacttttttcgacatactataccaagacttttttgacatagtacacaatcacttttttatgactttttcaacatactatacaatgactttctttttacttttttcgacatactacactatcatttttttcgacatactatactatcacttttttcgacatactatactatgaatatgacttttttagacattgtATATTAttacctttttcaacatactttattatgacttttttgtcttcagtttttcattttctgtcctCAGTAATATGGAACAATAAATACCACGTCAAACCACTAGATTTCATACTCTGCAAATAGTTCAGTGTGATGAATAGCTGGTGATCTGCCTGAAGATTGAAGGTTTGGTGTTCAAATTCTGTGAGGAGCATTGATTTGAAGGTCTAAAACCCGAAATAAAGAAGTCAAAAATGCTACAAAACAATTGTGAGAGGGTTGAATCAGATGACCCAGTGTGATACAATGCTGCTTGATGGCCCAATGGTCATGTGTTTCAACCTGGCTTGTACAgactttttaacatactatactatgactttttttataacttttttcgacatactatactatgactgtttgcgAAATAGtgtactaagactttttttgacatactatactatgacttttttcaacatactttactatgacttttcgacatactatattatgactttttatgacatttttcgacatactatactatgacttttttcgacatgctacactatgacttttttcgaaatactatactatgacttttttatgactttcttcaacatactacatGATTTTTTTacgactttcttcgacatattatactatgacttttttcaacatactatactatgacttttttgacatactatactatgacttttttatgaatttcttcaacatactacaatatgacttttttataacttttttcaacatactatactacgactgtTTGCAAAATAGTGtactaagacttttttgacatactatactatgacttttttcaacatactatactatgactttttcgacattctataccatGCCTTTTATTGATTTactaatactatgacttttttatgacttttttcgacatactaaactatgacttttttattattttttttgacattctatactatgactttttcatgagtttttttgacatagtatacaatgacttttttatgacttttttcatactaaactatgacttttttcgacatagtatactgtgactttttgatgacgtttttcgacatactatactataacttttttcaaaatactatacaatgactttttttgacatactatactatttttatcacttttttgacatacctatactatgactttctgacatgctatactgtgacttttcctATAAAAGAACCTTAAAATTGTCCACTATTATTTAATACGTTATTGGcattattcaacatttcaacGAAATTCGTACTAActaaaaccattcccacttttccaactacTCTCAATaattcaccttcttcttacgcaATTATGCTAGCATTCTAATTTATCTTAAGCAATTTAGCTTGTCAGCTTTCACTAgcaagcattttctgcaggaaatgcattttccagTTGACATTAATTTACCAGTATTGGAAGTGTACCAAATGAACACTATTTTTTCTATAATAAGTACCAGATTATAGTTATCTCCAGGATTTGTTTTAGGAAACTCTTGGAAAATGATTAAGAATCAATCAAGCAGCAGAGGTCTAAATATCCTGGACTTCTCTAGAATGGGTCAAGCTCCTTTTTTGACTTTAGAAATCTTCCTCTACAGAAACAGAACATTACAAATTTTCACTGGAGTGTGACTCCTTACGACGAATAAACTGaactttgtgtgtaacattGTTTTTTGAAATAACATGTTATTCACTACTGTTGAATAGATAGATATTTATTCTTCTGAAATTGCTTTATTTTTCACTTCATGTGCCAAAAAGGACATCCACCTCCACCTGCCATCTGTCTGTAATCAAGCTTCCACACCTGATTTCAATAATCAACTAATGACAACCTCAAACTGCAGCATCCTGACACATCAGCAAAGCTCAGCCATACAGCAGCATGGACATTCAGCAGCAAAATGTAAGTTTTAGtacactttttttaataatcaaatgtgaaataagtttaaaaaaaatcctaaaatgtATCATTTAAAGGACATTTTAGCCTATGTTAATTTTCCTCTGTTTTAAAATGGTGAGTAGAGGCCATGTCTGGAGACCATACAGGAAGAGTCCGAGCAGAAAGATAGATTAGAAGGAAGCGAaatgggaggagaggaggaggattttCAAATTCAAGTAGGTGTGGAGACAAAGGAGGTAACGACAGAAGACAAGAGCGAAGATGAAGATAATGATTCTCTGCTTAGGGTTGTGAGACCTAAGCAACTGCCTCGTTCCCTCAGCCAAGATAGTTTTCTTCAAATCCAATCGACCAACAATCACCAGGAGGAAATGGAGAATTTCTCTGATTCAGAATGGAGCACACACGGAGTGGATTTAAGAGATAAAGCTACCCCACCTTGGCAGACAAAGTTAGGAAATGAGAAGAGGTCCATTAGTAGTGCACTGAGAATAAAGGTGAGTGTTTGTGGCACAATTTGCATTCAAATTAAATATCTGACAAGTCAAATGGAAAAGAGATGATGCTCTATTGTTCATGGTCTCCAAGAATACATGTCGAAAACACACACCAACTAAGCTGTCAGTGCAGAAGAAGATGagcaggaaaaggaaaaagggtGCATCTTTGGTTGTAAGTGttaattttaaacaaatatttttaacCATTAAAAATACAGATAATGCAGTTTTTTTCACCAATGTCCTCAAATATTTCCGAGGAGGAGCCATTTCCTGATTGGCTGGTGGACCTGATGGTCAACATTGAAGAGGCAACAACTCACCAACTGGTGGTTGAGTAACGCTGTTCACTGGCCTCACAAGGTGAACGTGAAACATGTAGGTCACACATGTATCTCACATTCATCATGGCCGGAAAACCATGTTAAGTGCTGGCACTGCCACAAAGTAAAGTCTATGTGCAAGTTAGTTTCTTTTGTCATCATCAGTAAAACAAGGTAGCTAAAGTACAATAATAATGCATAGTAATAAGTGTTGACTGTATAATAATTATATTGTATTAGTgtcaatacatttttgttttttgtatagtattaaatacattttttttttagacttttttcatTTGAATTTTTGCCATGTGTCTTCCATTAGAAATACTTTGAGAATTTACTGTAAGAAACAAAGTACAGTATAGTAAAAGCAAAATGAGCTCATTATTGATTTTATGTTATTCTGCAAAGTGACTTGTAACTgtcaaatgtagtggagtaaaaagtatattTACTTCTCacatgtagtaaaagtataaagtagcataaaatagaAGTAGTAAAATTGTACAAAATGTGTAAGTTATTCCAAAATCAGTGAGTTTAATTAACTTTCTGTACTTTACCTAAACATGATTTAAATCCAAAACCAATTTCAACTTCAAATGACCATTAAATGTTTACACACATAAGCACAAATGCTCATTATTTTGTCTTTCATTGCGCTGAAACACCACCTTCTCACCACCACTAGCATCCAGAACCCTAACTGATGGCATGAAGGGTCGCAGCTAAATATTAATCTCCATCTTATCTACATAAACATACTGGAGTTTATGGGAACTTGTGCTGTaatggtttaataaaaaaataatacaggTAAATAATCCTGAAGGTTGAAGCATTATTACTGTGCATGTGTTACATGTCAGTTCTCTGTTTACAAAAATTAAACTATGAAAAGCTTGATGTCATACAGAGTCATACACAGCATGAGTGGTGTTTGGTGCGTATATCACACAGAGTAAATAGAGGTATCGAGCACCTAAAATGTTGTGATTCTAGCAGAGCAATCCATAATGTTAGGGTTGAGCAATGCTAAAGGGGAATGATCTTGTTTGTCTGCCTGGTCCTGATAAGAGGAACCTTCACCAAAGTGACTGAAGGGACATATGGGGTTTTAGTGTGAAAACAGTGTCAAAGCACAATTTCACCAttactttataaaaaaaataaaaaatagtatTGACAAGAGTTTTTATAATCGCCCTCATTATTTCATAATTTATAACTCCTTGGATTGTCTAGTATTCCTTATTGTGGATATTAATTACTTTCTCGATTCATTTCTATAAACAGTAttcatgtgattttttttttttttttttttttctcatgataTCAAAGGTAAAACACAAAGATCAGTAGTTTGGTTGTTCAAAAACagggttgtttttttaagtccATCACTTTATGTTCCAAAGTCAATATTGACTATAGACCTTGTGAACCTGGATCTACGCACGTCAAGCAGGGTCATCCAGCGTTTAAAGCAACTGtgtcaaaaatattttatttctgtgtcaagCGTGTTAATCATTAATGACTCTGGAGGCCAGACGTCCATATAAATACTGTTGGTTTGGAGGAATTAGTACAAGAAACATACAGTCATACTGAGAAGTTTGAAGAGGCAAGTCCAAAAAAGAAGAGCATATTTAGCTGAAGACTGGAGATGCCTGAATTAAATGAGAAGCTGACTTTCGTGGCAGTAGTGGCTCTGGCTGTCTTGGCTGTGGTGAGGTCGTCCCCAGTGGTGGGACCGGAGCCAATCCGCTGTGCTGCCTGTACACAGGAGAAACTGGATGACTGTCCTGTCATCCCAGCAGACTGCAAGCAGGTACTGAGGGAGCCCGGATGCGGCTGCTGCATGGCCTGCGCGCTGGAGAAAGGATCGTCCTGTGGGGTTCACACAGCCCACTGTGGTGTGGGTCTCCGCTGCACTCCCAGGCCCGGTGAGGCCATGCCGCTCCACGCTCTGACCAGAGGACACGGAGTCTGCACTGAAGACCTGGGCCAAGGTAGTCTCAGAGTTTCATGGTTTTCTATTTTTCATATGTGTTAACATTAGCTACTTTCAAGATCTTAAGATCCAAAgcaacagaaacattaaaaacctttttttatttcttatcaAGTAACAGAATTATTAAAGTCAAAATGATTTTCTAAAACCTGAACAGATGGAGCTGTTGGAGTCCCTGACCATGGCTCCCTTCACTACCTGTTGGGTCTCAACCTTCCCTTGGACCACCAAGACACTGCTGAGGGCCAAGAGAGCATCAAAGTCAATGTCATCCGTGACAACCTGGGGCAAGAGGTGAGGAATAAAACATCTACCTGACCTAGATGATTTAAAGTAATTTACCTTACTTCCAGTAGAGGGAGCACTTGTTTTTGTGGAGCAGTAGATTTTCAAGAGAGATAATTGTGATCAATGTAATTTTTGCAAAGAATATATAGTGTATTTGTTTACATGTGGGCGTAGTTCTCactgtttgtctttcttttatGCACAGGGTCCCTGTCACATTGAGCTGCATGCAGCGATGGACACGATATCCAGCTCTCGGCAGACACTAGGAGAGAAGTTCACAACTTTCTACCTCCCCAACTGTGATCGGCACGGCTTCTACAAGCCAAAGCAGGTGAGAACTTCAGGATTTTACGAAAACAAAATTCACTCCACCTGTGAAAAGAGACTCATCCTAAAAGCTAACTGGGTGATCTATTCATGTGGCTTCctatctctttttctttttcagtgtgAGTCATCTCTGGTTGGACCTCCCGCCCGCTGCTGGTGTGTCTCTTCCTGGAATGGGGAGAAGCTCCCAGGATCAAGTGACCTGCTCGGTGACTCAGAGTGTCATCAAGAAGTCACTCACTGAAGGATGGACTCTATTATCACTAACAAACGCAAACATATAGACACAAGCAAATATGTTCTGTGTAAATCTACTTGCAACCACCTGATGAACTGACTTCCTTTCATAAAaacacactcattcacacaAAATGTAAAATCCAATTTCAGAGGGGTAATGTCCTCATTTTATTTACATGATGTATGTATCAAACCTTATTTATTCTTACTAGCATAAACCATTTgtcatttttagattttttatatgtttgctctttttttctgattgtAAATAGGGCAACACTGTATACATTTGTGTTTCTGACTAAATAACTCCATTGCTCAAAACCACAGGTCCACAGCTCTGCCAAGCCCATTTCAGAGTCTTCtggatcaggtttttttttttttttttaatttattcaaaaCTGGAGCTGTACATGGCACGAAACAACACAGCTGCTCATTCATTCAACGTGTTGACATTGTCTGAATGTATCTCCATTGGCGTTTCCTCAATGGGTATTGGGGGAAATACTTAAAGTGCCGCAAATATGTGCATGGTGGCCACGCACAAACATATCAGGGCTCATCCAAGCCACCGTTAGACTTGGGA
This Sander lucioperca isolate FBNREF2018 chromosome 9, SLUC_FBN_1.2, whole genome shotgun sequence DNA region includes the following protein-coding sequences:
- the LOC116046042 gene encoding insulin-like growth factor-binding protein 1, giving the protein MPELNEKLTFVAVVALAVLAVVRSSPVVGPEPIRCAACTQEKLDDCPVIPADCKQVLREPGCGCCMACALEKGSSCGVHTAHCGVGLRCTPRPGEAMPLHALTRGHGVCTEDLGQDGAVGVPDHGSLHYLLGLNLPLDHQDTAEGQESIKVNVIRDNLGQEGPCHIELHAAMDTISSSRQTLGEKFTTFYLPNCDRHGFYKPKQCESSLVGPPARCWCVSSWNGEKLPGSSDLLGDSECHQEVTH